From one Brevinematales bacterium genomic stretch:
- a CDS encoding YifB family Mg chelatase-like AAA ATPase gives MTRLLSGTFIGMESIIIEIEVDISAKVKSFDMVGFPGQAVKESMKRVESAIVNSGFHFPGKRIVVNLAPAAIPKMGALFDLPIALGILSDGMDLGEVGRFLIIGELSLDGELRRVPGALPVAVKAKQVGVLKILCPAENAREMAVIEGLEIYPVNNLKQAVDFLTGKENIPTFGRPGRGERGEIPGGLDMSDIRGQEAAKRAVEIAAAGGHNIIMIGPPGTGKTMLAKRIPTILPGMDMEESIETTMVYSVAGKTDSENWLVSTRPFRAPHHTASDVSIIGGGRFPKPGEVSLSHNGVLFLDEFQEFPSNVLQVLREPLEEHKIRISRAEGSVEFPAKFMLIAALNPSKTNADLDRWEASEMKAVMKKLSGPLLERIDIQVQVSRIKYEKMRSDTHPENSEAIRSRVEKARRIQRERFSHFGIRTNSEMTHRLVEEFCKMDAPSESLMRLAMEKFLLSIRVYDKILKIARTIADLDGSEPVREMHISEALQYRILDRVMNFVM, from the coding sequence ATGACGCGCTTATTATCCGGCACGTTTATCGGGATGGAAAGCATTATTATCGAGATCGAGGTGGATATTTCCGCCAAGGTCAAATCGTTCGATATGGTGGGGTTTCCCGGACAGGCGGTGAAGGAGTCGATGAAACGGGTCGAGTCCGCGATCGTCAATTCGGGGTTTCATTTCCCCGGTAAACGCATCGTGGTCAATCTCGCCCCCGCGGCTATCCCGAAAATGGGGGCGCTGTTCGACCTGCCGATAGCGTTGGGAATTCTCAGCGACGGCATGGATCTCGGGGAGGTCGGCAGGTTCCTGATTATCGGAGAACTTTCACTGGACGGGGAATTGCGCAGGGTTCCGGGGGCGCTTCCGGTCGCGGTGAAGGCAAAACAGGTCGGGGTATTGAAGATACTTTGCCCCGCGGAGAACGCCCGCGAGATGGCGGTAATCGAAGGGCTTGAGATATACCCGGTAAATAACCTGAAGCAGGCGGTCGATTTCCTGACTGGGAAGGAGAATATCCCAACGTTCGGCAGACCCGGACGCGGGGAACGGGGGGAGATTCCCGGCGGGCTGGATATGAGCGATATTCGCGGGCAGGAAGCCGCCAAGCGGGCGGTGGAGATCGCGGCCGCCGGGGGACATAATATTATTATGATCGGCCCGCCCGGCACCGGGAAAACAATGCTCGCGAAGCGGATTCCGACTATCCTGCCGGGCATGGATATGGAGGAGTCGATCGAAACGACGATGGTCTACAGCGTGGCGGGCAAGACCGACAGCGAGAACTGGCTTGTGAGCACGCGGCCGTTCCGCGCGCCGCATCATACCGCGTCGGACGTATCCATTATCGGCGGGGGACGCTTCCCGAAACCCGGCGAGGTCAGCCTGTCGCATAACGGCGTGTTGTTCCTCGACGAATTCCAGGAATTCCCAAGTAACGTTCTGCAGGTGCTCCGCGAACCTCTCGAGGAGCATAAGATACGGATATCCCGCGCGGAGGGTTCGGTGGAGTTTCCCGCGAAGTTTATGCTGATCGCGGCCCTGAACCCGTCGAAAACAAACGCCGACCTCGACCGTTGGGAAGCATCCGAGATGAAAGCGGTGATGAAAAAACTGTCGGGGCCGCTCCTCGAACGAATCGATATACAGGTACAGGTCTCGCGCATCAAGTACGAAAAAATGCGTTCGGATACGCATCCTGAGAATTCGGAGGCTATCCGTTCGCGGGTGGAGAAAGCCCGCCGTATCCAGAGGGAACGCTTCAGCCATTTCGGTATCCGTACCAATTCGGAGATGACCCACCGGCTGGTGGAGGAGTTCTGTAAAATGGACGCGCCGTCGGAATCGCTCATGCGTCTGGCGATGGAAAAATTCCTGCTGAGCATCCGGGTGTATGATAAGATTCTGAAGATTGCCCGGACTATCGCCGACCTCGACGGCAGCGAACCGGTGCGGGAAATGCATATCAGCGAAGCGCTCCAGTACCGGATTCTGGATAGGGTGATGAATTTTGTAATGTAA
- a CDS encoding STAS domain-containing protein produces the protein MKYESSEYKGKALLKIKENLVTDPAAREFKEVLTNLIDDGKKEIIIDFSDVAFIGSSGIGKLLLAYKRLDDLGGKIFIVSLNKDIKELFITFRLNEFFPIYDTLESME, from the coding sequence ATGAAGTATGAATCTTCAGAGTATAAAGGTAAAGCGTTATTAAAGATCAAAGAAAATCTGGTGACCGACCCCGCGGCTCGCGAGTTTAAAGAAGTGCTGACAAACCTGATCGACGACGGTAAGAAAGAAATCATCATCGATTTTTCCGATGTCGCGTTTATCGGGAGTTCAGGTATCGGAAAACTTCTTCTCGCATATAAAAGATTGGACGACCTCGGCGGTAAAATCTTTATAGTCAGTCTGAATAAAGATATAAAGGAATTATTCATCACTTTCCGTCTGAACGAGTTTTTCCCTATTTATGACACTCTTGAGAGCATGGAATAA
- the rsmH gene encoding 16S rRNA (cytosine(1402)-N(4))-methyltransferase RsmH, with protein MADSPGYIHTPVMLNEVLETARLRHDSAVIDCTCGEGGHSSEFAGRIPGGSLLCIDRDPAILEIARSRLASYPNIVFANGVFDRIDEIVTQTNFPPADFILADLGISMFHLKEAGIGLSYTDTGSLDMRLGPDENISAERVINTFKEQEIADIIYKYGEEFESRKIAHEIYRNRPFHNAADLANAVKRVKRHNKGRIHPATQTFQALRIYVNRELDVLEQFLPKALDILKPGGRIVILSFHSLEDRIVKYFFRDAEKNEHGQILTKKPLTPSPEETRLNAASRSTKMRAFEKRI; from the coding sequence ATGGCCGATTCACCGGGCTATATCCATACGCCGGTCATGCTGAACGAAGTCCTCGAGACCGCGCGTCTCCGGCACGATTCAGCGGTGATCGACTGCACCTGCGGCGAGGGCGGGCATTCCTCGGAATTCGCCGGCCGTATCCCGGGCGGTTCGCTCCTGTGTATCGACCGCGACCCCGCGATCCTCGAAATCGCGCGCTCCCGTCTCGCCTCGTACCCCAACATCGTTTTCGCGAACGGCGTATTCGACCGTATCGACGAAATAGTCACTCAGACAAACTTTCCCCCCGCCGACTTCATCCTCGCCGATCTGGGTATCTCCATGTTCCATCTGAAGGAGGCCGGTATCGGGCTGAGCTATACCGATACGGGCTCGCTCGATATGCGGCTGGGACCCGATGAAAATATCTCCGCCGAGAGGGTGATAAACACTTTCAAAGAACAGGAAATTGCCGATATTATTTATAAATATGGCGAGGAGTTCGAGTCCCGGAAGATAGCGCATGAGATATACCGGAACAGGCCGTTCCATAACGCGGCCGATCTGGCGAACGCGGTCAAGCGGGTCAAGCGTCACAATAAAGGCAGAATCCACCCGGCGACCCAGACCTTTCAGGCGCTGAGGATTTATGTGAACAGGGAACTCGACGTACTGGAACAATTCCTGCCCAAGGCACTGGATATCCTGAAGCCGGGCGGGAGAATAGTGATACTCAGCTTTCATTCGCTGGAGGACCGTATCGTGAAATACTTTTTCCGTGACGCTGAAAAGAACGAACACGGTCAAATCCTGACGAAAAAGCCCCTCACTCCGTCGCCGGAAGAAACGCGTCTCAATGCCGCGTCCCGCAGTACAAAAATGAGAGCCTTCGAAAAAAGGATTTGA
- a CDS encoding GNAT family N-acetyltransferase → MEELEYGTIPAGEIDSIAPLWEKLRRHHIEHAGSFKSFYENKDWAGRKAELTAKARLETHTVSVQGVLRGYCVAAIDGDGKGEIESLYVEPELRGEGVGAELFSRCMGWLEREGGKNITIHVMVGNEEVLPFYEKFGYAPRTYYLKKKPEV, encoded by the coding sequence TTGGAAGAATTGGAGTACGGGACTATTCCCGCCGGGGAAATCGACAGTATCGCGCCGCTTTGGGAGAAACTGCGCCGGCATCATATCGAACATGCGGGCAGTTTTAAGAGCTTCTACGAGAATAAGGACTGGGCCGGACGGAAAGCGGAACTGACGGCTAAAGCGCGGCTGGAAACCCATACAGTATCGGTGCAGGGCGTGCTGCGGGGATACTGCGTCGCGGCTATCGACGGCGATGGAAAGGGAGAAATCGAATCGCTCTATGTCGAACCGGAACTGCGCGGGGAGGGAGTCGGCGCGGAACTTTTCAGCAGATGCATGGGATGGCTGGAACGGGAAGGCGGTAAAAATATCACTATTCATGTCATGGTAGGGAATGAAGAGGTACTCCCGTTCTATGAGAAGTTCGGGTACGCCCCGCGGACGTACTACCTGAAGAAGAAACCGGAGGTATGA
- a CDS encoding tetratricopeptide repeat protein, producing the protein MKRFISWSLIILLSLNTGFGYTFINSLPMKANVFIDDKHVGTTPVLIKDNVSGEHTIRFELVGFYSSSIAVNVTSGITNLYSILTPQTFSLYLPGQQSIVINQQEYKNEEIKNLPEGFYHFKPGQDAVTMQRLNPNSQFIYISLGATIVGLAAGILGSMSANDSYNKFNDAKTAEEAISYMNSATFWDNFSLFGWTMTGLGAGASIYFFIDDANFAKENQAIKVASASIQEEDVSFYEKGMDFISQGDAENAAKNFQKIIDSFPNSRFIPGSLFRLAQMAYEKKDYNKAAEYLERIKREYPIFEIYELAVKQLADCYIALQRYDTAIDNYQEVNQLNMVYSKEAVDSAIIDTTYLLYKKNKDQKVKEQLKKLISDYTGNPAYSEDSKKLVLNIKID; encoded by the coding sequence ATGAAAAGATTCATCTCATGGTCGCTGATTATACTATTAAGTCTGAATACCGGTTTCGGTTATACCTTTATCAATTCTTTACCCATGAAAGCGAACGTCTTTATCGACGACAAGCATGTCGGGACTACTCCCGTACTGATAAAAGATAATGTTTCGGGCGAGCACACCATCCGTTTCGAACTGGTCGGATTCTATAGTTCATCTATCGCCGTCAATGTTACATCGGGGATCACCAACCTCTATTCCATCCTCACCCCGCAGACATTCTCGCTGTACCTCCCCGGCCAGCAGTCGATCGTAATAAACCAGCAGGAATACAAGAACGAAGAAATTAAGAACCTTCCCGAAGGTTTCTACCATTTTAAGCCCGGGCAGGACGCGGTCACGATGCAGAGGCTGAATCCCAATTCGCAGTTTATTTACATCAGCCTCGGCGCTACGATAGTCGGTTTGGCGGCGGGGATTTTAGGCTCCATGAGCGCCAACGACAGCTATAATAAGTTCAACGACGCGAAGACCGCCGAGGAAGCGATCAGCTATATGAACTCGGCGACTTTCTGGGATAATTTCAGCCTTTTCGGTTGGACGATGACCGGATTGGGCGCGGGTGCGTCGATATACTTCTTCATCGACGACGCCAATTTCGCTAAGGAGAATCAGGCGATCAAGGTCGCGTCGGCATCCATCCAGGAAGAGGATGTATCGTTCTACGAGAAGGGTATGGACTTCATCAGCCAGGGCGACGCCGAGAACGCCGCGAAGAACTTCCAGAAAATCATCGACAGTTTCCCGAATAGCCGGTTTATCCCGGGCTCGCTCTTCCGTCTCGCGCAGATGGCGTACGAGAAGAAGGATTATAATAAGGCCGCCGAGTATCTTGAAAGAATTAAACGCGAGTACCCCATATTCGAAATCTACGAGCTCGCGGTCAAACAGCTCGCGGATTGTTATATCGCGCTTCAGCGTTACGATACCGCAATCGATAACTATCAGGAAGTCAATCAGCTTAATATGGTGTATTCCAAGGAAGCCGTCGATTCCGCGATTATCGACACCACCTACCTGCTCTATAAGAAAAATAAAGACCAAAAGGTTAAAGAACAACTGAAAAAGCTGATTTCGGATTATACGGGTAACCCCGCATACTCGGAAGATAGTAAGAAATTGGTATTAAATATTAAAATCGATTGA
- a CDS encoding type II toxin-antitoxin system Phd/YefM family antitoxin has protein sequence MEDRLEKTLKGLPNKQSGKPEFAVIPYDEFLQIQEKVDDYEDLMDLRGAKKQAENVYSMADVKKELRL, from the coding sequence TTGGAAGACCGTCTTGAGAAAACGCTCAAGGGATTACCTAACAAGCAATCCGGTAAGCCGGAGTTCGCGGTAATCCCTTATGATGAATTCCTTCAAATACAGGAAAAAGTCGATGATTACGAAGACCTGATGGACCTGCGCGGCGCGAAGAAGCAGGCTGAAAACGTTTATTCAATGGCCGATGTAAAAAAAGAGTTAAGGTTATAG
- a CDS encoding SpoIIE family protein phosphatase: MASHIIVGLVAFFIGASLSTIITFLILRKKIHSVPKDYSRAVTGISNYYSSLPSLLNTTKTISFLMDSLKEFPSVVEVKLLRYDSQKVSLYPENTLVEQAKVRSTIERFLSYPDDEHFDLEADNPLFTVFTGDRTHPGELSAEAHLISLSLMNSIFCLVVFFRKKSHFPISSQAIGFIKNQMIISLYLNYFSLQHKQDFEFLDNVYYKGPVAMGITDLEGKLISMNTKFSELFPDSISNMKEIIESDVFQSILQGNRFEKDIVHNKKNLKIQGFPSFGNEGNVKGFVFTIIDESIQYLLYKKLEVSENRYRMLIKKLPVGLVIMNKKGVIYFVNDNFLFSLGYAEFNKVQGRDIDEFFDLSKDDYKKLAIEIEKKESLYIKIKTLTEYGERVFSANLRKIFLGEEEYIEAVFQDVSLENALYSQLSEKNKLLEEELKTARMVQEHILAIPTLYTAGVRFHNFYKPSSQLGGDFYDIIPIDEIHVGIIIADVSGHGVSSSLITAMLKILVEFAPKDPHKIHEMMHYLNTGLVKVMPEDHFITLFYGIIDTHNHSMEYINCGHPFPLIYDDVTKEITILSQGVSYPLGSFKNLALEDAVQKVNLPTNCKMLFYTDGLLNFKKERISLSIEHLKGIFKESIGVQTREILPHIYLNVVKNSTQFTDDDVSMLLILLNKEWQYKKLLSIPSNVMEIDIAIVRVMYEIERHLRLGDDDKWKIYTALYEAMINAVEHGNTYNVQKRVNLLYRLVNNLAVFKVRDEGAGFILRDVPNPLAKENMLKPSGRGVFMISKMMDKVKYNKTGNELTMFIRIRGE; encoded by the coding sequence ATGGCTTCTCATATAATAGTCGGATTAGTCGCCTTTTTCATAGGGGCTAGTCTTTCTACCATTATTACATTTCTAATCCTTAGAAAAAAAATCCACTCCGTTCCAAAGGACTATTCGAGGGCAGTTACCGGCATATCGAATTACTATTCTTCCCTGCCTTCCCTCCTGAATACTACGAAAACCATCTCTTTCCTGATGGATTCCCTGAAGGAATTCCCTTCCGTGGTTGAGGTAAAACTTCTCCGCTACGACTCCCAAAAAGTCTCGCTCTATCCCGAGAATACTCTCGTCGAGCAGGCGAAGGTTCGTTCGACTATCGAGCGTTTTCTCTCCTATCCCGACGACGAGCATTTCGACCTCGAGGCGGATAACCCGCTGTTCACGGTATTCACCGGCGACCGTACCCATCCGGGCGAACTTTCCGCCGAAGCGCATCTTATTTCCCTGTCGCTGATGAATTCCATTTTCTGTCTGGTGGTCTTCTTCCGGAAGAAGTCCCATTTTCCCATCTCCTCGCAGGCAATCGGGTTTATCAAGAACCAGATGATTATCTCGCTCTACCTGAACTACTTCTCCCTCCAGCATAAGCAGGACTTCGAATTCCTCGATAACGTGTATTACAAGGGCCCGGTCGCGATGGGTATTACCGACCTCGAGGGAAAGCTCATCTCCATGAATACGAAGTTCTCCGAACTGTTCCCCGACAGCATCAGTAATATGAAGGAGATTATCGAGAGCGACGTTTTCCAGAGTATCCTGCAGGGAAACCGTTTCGAGAAGGATATCGTGCATAACAAGAAAAACCTGAAAATACAGGGATTCCCCAGCTTCGGCAACGAGGGAAATGTCAAGGGCTTCGTGTTCACCATCATCGACGAATCCATCCAGTACCTTCTCTATAAGAAACTCGAGGTATCGGAAAACCGTTACCGTATGCTGATCAAGAAACTCCCCGTCGGACTCGTCATAATGAACAAGAAGGGCGTTATTTACTTCGTCAACGACAATTTCCTGTTCTCCCTCGGGTATGCCGAGTTCAACAAGGTACAGGGACGCGATATCGACGAATTTTTCGACCTCAGTAAGGACGACTATAAGAAATTGGCCATCGAGATAGAAAAGAAGGAATCGTTATATATAAAAATCAAGACCCTGACGGAGTACGGGGAACGTGTGTTCTCCGCCAACCTCCGTAAAATATTCCTCGGGGAAGAGGAGTATATCGAGGCGGTATTCCAGGACGTATCGCTCGAAAACGCCCTCTATTCCCAGCTATCCGAGAAGAATAAGCTATTAGAGGAAGAGCTCAAGACCGCGCGTATGGTGCAGGAGCATATCCTCGCGATACCCACCCTCTATACCGCGGGCGTCCGTTTTCATAATTTCTATAAGCCCTCGTCCCAGCTCGGCGGGGATTTCTACGATATCATCCCTATCGACGAGATCCATGTGGGTATTATTATCGCCGATGTTTCCGGGCACGGCGTATCCTCGTCGCTCATCACCGCAATGCTCAAGATACTCGTCGAGTTCGCGCCGAAAGACCCCCACAAGATTCACGAGATGATGCATTACCTGAACACGGGGCTGGTCAAGGTGATGCCCGAAGACCATTTCATTACCCTGTTCTACGGCATCATCGATACGCATAACCACTCGATGGAATATATCAACTGCGGGCATCCGTTCCCGCTGATCTACGACGACGTTACCAAGGAAATCACTATCCTCTCGCAGGGTGTGAGCTATCCCCTCGGCAGCTTTAAAAACCTCGCGCTCGAGGACGCTGTCCAGAAGGTAAACCTCCCCACGAACTGCAAGATGCTGTTTTATACCGACGGGCTATTAAACTTCAAGAAGGAGCGAATCTCCCTGAGCATCGAGCACCTCAAGGGGATATTTAAGGAGAGTATCGGGGTACAGACCCGTGAAATCCTCCCGCATATCTACCTCAACGTCGTGAAAAACTCCACCCAGTTTACCGACGACGACGTCAGTATGCTTCTCATCCTGCTGAACAAGGAATGGCAGTACAAGAAACTCCTGTCGATCCCGAGTAACGTCATGGAGATCGATATCGCGATCGTGCGGGTGATGTACGAGATAGAGCGTCACCTCCGGCTCGGCGACGACGATAAGTGGAAAATCTATACCGCGCTCTACGAGGCGATGATTAACGCGGTCGAGCACGGTAATACCTATAATGTCCAGAAGCGCGTCAACCTTTTATACCGGCTGGTGAACAATCTCGCCGTATTCAAGGTTCGCGACGAGGGGGCGGGATTTATTCTGCGGGACGTTCCCAATCCGTTGGCAAAGGAGAATATGCTGAAACCGTCCGGTCGCGGCGTATTTATGATCAGCAAGATGATGGATAAAGTGAAATATAATAAGACCGGCAACGAACTCACTATGTTTATCCGAATCCGGGGCGAATAA
- a CDS encoding ankyrin repeat domain-containing protein — protein sequence MKKILTVLFIISLSACGGGGGKGQATNTNVPPEEFALYKALDSMNTNRVAELFAMGYDVNQPYVEAQTITNPDGTISNNMLRITPIEAAALKWGVDMVSNLMTRGALPPENLLNLAVERTNLALVKFLVSVAKLTTEPVDPETGKWRLRWAPLHIAAMNGLNDIADFLVNNGAKVDLADPSNQLTPLHLACSNNNSTIVKILLKKGALINPTDKNGATPLTLTKDETLRKYLAAKGGFDPELPELP from the coding sequence ATGAAAAAAATACTGACGGTTCTGTTTATCATATCCCTGTCCGCGTGCGGAGGGGGCGGCGGTAAGGGGCAGGCGACGAACACGAACGTGCCGCCGGAGGAGTTCGCGCTCTATAAGGCGCTCGACTCGATGAATACCAACAGGGTCGCGGAGTTGTTCGCGATGGGGTACGATGTGAACCAGCCCTATGTCGAGGCGCAGACGATCACCAATCCCGACGGGACGATATCGAATAATATGCTGAGGATTACCCCGATCGAGGCCGCCGCTTTGAAGTGGGGCGTCGATATGGTCAGTAACCTCATGACGCGCGGGGCGTTACCCCCGGAGAACCTGCTGAACCTCGCGGTGGAACGGACGAACCTCGCGCTCGTGAAATTCCTCGTCAGTGTGGCGAAGCTCACGACCGAGCCGGTCGACCCGGAGACGGGCAAATGGCGGCTTCGGTGGGCTCCGCTTCATATCGCGGCGATGAACGGGCTGAACGATATCGCCGACTTCCTGGTGAACAACGGCGCGAAGGTCGATCTCGCCGACCCGTCGAATCAACTGACCCCGTTACATCTGGCATGCAGTAATAATAATAGTACGATAGTGAAGATACTTCTCAAGAAGGGGGCGCTAATCAACCCCACCGATAAAAACGGGGCGACGCCGCTGACATTAACCAAGGATGAGACGCTGAGGAAATACCTTGCCGCAAAGGGCGGTTTCGACCCGGAATTGCCGGAACTGCCGTGA
- a CDS encoding winged helix-turn-helix transcriptional regulator — MVQNKTAKVEEAAALLKALSHPVRLLILKTLMKEKCNVTNLEKISGLSQSGVSQHLRILRLSGIIEAQRDGKEICYKIVNPMAVKIVEVLCTSN, encoded by the coding sequence ATGGTTCAGAACAAAACTGCTAAGGTCGAAGAAGCGGCGGCGCTTTTAAAGGCGCTTTCGCATCCTGTTCGTCTCCTTATCCTCAAGACTCTGATGAAAGAGAAATGCAATGTGACCAATCTGGAGAAAATTTCCGGCTTATCGCAATCCGGGGTTTCCCAGCACCTGCGCATCCTTCGCCTTTCCGGTATCATCGAAGCTCAGCGCGACGGGAAAGAGATCTGCTACAAGATCGTGAACCCGATGGCGGTGAAAATCGTCGAGGTGCTCTGCACGTCCAATTAG
- a CDS encoding GNAT family N-acetyltransferase — protein sequence MAIEIRDTKEFSADELEDLFLSVEWSSGKYPDKLAVAMRNSDRVYSAWDGGKLVGLINALSDGIMTAYFHYMLVRPEYHSKGIGKMLVMKMLSAYEDYARKVVISYQEETGFYEHCGFKVNGHSVPMFITYLTT from the coding sequence ATGGCGATAGAAATCAGGGACACGAAGGAATTCTCGGCGGACGAATTGGAGGATTTGTTTCTTTCGGTGGAATGGTCGTCGGGGAAGTACCCGGATAAACTGGCGGTCGCGATGAGGAATTCCGACAGGGTCTATTCCGCATGGGACGGCGGCAAACTGGTCGGGCTGATTAACGCGCTCTCCGACGGAATTATGACCGCGTACTTTCATTATATGCTGGTGCGCCCGGAGTACCATTCCAAAGGTATCGGTAAAATGCTTGTGATGAAGATGCTTTCCGCATACGAGGACTACGCCCGGAAGGTGGTGATTTCGTATCAGGAAGAAACCGGCTTTTACGAGCATTGCGGCTTCAAGGTCAACGGCCACAGCGTGCCGATGTTCATCACGTATCTCACGACTTAG